Proteins encoded in a region of the Quercus lobata isolate SW786 chromosome 8, ValleyOak3.0 Primary Assembly, whole genome shotgun sequence genome:
- the LOC115955621 gene encoding receptor-like protein EIX2 yields MDGSFRLRAVTLTLFLVFLTLAAIDPKFCYGNSEVHCIQSEQQALLRFKQDLTDPLNRLASWAGDGDCCQWKGVVCNNVTGHVQELHLRSFPPPLIDYFSIVARYEAAIQSYAQSMFGGKINPSLLDLKYLFYLDLSYNNFGQFPIPEFLGSMKSLRYLNLFNAGFGDLIPPQIGNLSNLHYLNLGGFGYNSLSVNNLQWLSSLPLLQVLDLSGVDLSQASDLLQVTNKITSLSELWLSHCSLGSIPPTPNSNFSSLATLDLSFNSFENALIPSWVFGYQNLVALNLSANGFQGPIPIGLQNMTSLKHLDLSANNFNSSIPYWLYSFSHLEFLNLRKNLLQGKITSSIKNLTSAISIDLTSNQLDGKVPRSLGNVCSLRELRLSDNKLSQEVSEILESLLRCVSYGLEVLEMYDAQLSGHLIKELGQFQNLTTLSLEGNSIWGPIPISIGKLSSLRFLDLSTNQFNGTLPQSFGELSKLEYVFIGGNMLEGVVSETHFANLRRLKQLSTTPTRLTLKVSPNWIPPFQVGILGLGSWILGPNFPLWICSQKRVWSLDISNTNITDAIPPLFWNMSSQFNYLNLSHNHIYGEIPNIPMTLYPSSMIDMSSNSFKGSLPLISSNVSFLDLSNNLLSGSISHFLCYKKNEPKQMELLNLGKNLLSGNISYCWENWQKLLVLSLGNNNFNGSIPTSIEHLSLLKSLHLSNNKISGKLLHFLKNCTDLEIIDISENKFFGIIPSWIGQRHSSLIILNLRSNNFHGSIPKQLCALTSLQILDLSHNMLFGSIPRCVNNLNAMASTSHNILQDLFVVDGDSVDFERANLVIKGQVLEYTTNLGLLRTIDLSKNNLSGEIPKEVTSLQGLQSMNLSFNNLTGRIPENLGAMGSLESLDFSENKLSGRIPPSMSNLSFLSKLNLSMNNLSGRIPSSTQLQSLSASSFIGNKLCGPPLSDNCTINYAKPDTKDKGSSGGREVDWFYVGMALGFVVGFWVVWGPLLMNKKWRIMYFQFLDRMGYRFWVFWHKLDRML; encoded by the coding sequence ATGGACGGTTCCTTCAGATTAAGAGCCGTTACATTAACCCTTTTCCTTGTGTTTCTCACTTTGGCAGCTATTGATCCTAAGTTCTGCTATGGAAACTCTGAGGTTCATTGCATCCAAAGTGAGCAACAGGCCcttctcagattcaagcaaGATCTTACTGATCCTTTAAACCGGCTTGCCTCTTGGGCTGGTGATGGGGATTGTTGTCAGTGGAAGGGAGTTGTCTGCAACAATGTTACTGGTCACGTCCAAGAGCTCCATCTTAGAAGCTTTCCTCCTCCTCTGATTGATTACTTTTCAATTGTAGCCCGGTATGAAGCTGCTATTCAATCTTATGCACAGTCAATGTTTGGTGGTAAGATAAATCCTTCCCTACTTGATTTGAAGTATTTGTTTTACTTGGACTTGAGCTACAATAATTTTGGTCAGTTTCCAATTCCTGAATTCCTCGGTTCCATGAAGAGTTTAAGatatcttaatctcttcaatgCGGGATTTGGGGATTTGATACCTCCTCAAATTGGAAATCTCTCAAATTTGCACTATCTTAATCTTGGAGGCTTTGGTTATAATTCTTTATCTGTCAATAACCTACAATGGCTTTCTAGTCTTCCTTTACTACAAGTGCTAGATTTGAGTGGTGTAGACCTTAGCCAAGCCTCCGATTTGCTTCAGGTGACAAACAAAATCACTTCCTTGTCAGAGTTGTGGTTATCACATTGCAGCCTTGGTTCCATCCCACCAACACCCAATTCTAACTTTTCATCTCTAGCCACCCTTGATCTTTCTTTTAACAGCTTTGAAAACGCTTTGATTCCATCATGGGTCTTTGGTTATCAAAATTTGGTTGCTCTTAATCTATCTGCCAATGGTTTTCAAGGTCCAATCCCTATTGGTTTGCAAAACATGACTTCTCTTAAGCACCTTGATCTATCTGCCAACAATTTCAACTCTTCAATTCCCTATTGGTTGTATAGTTTTAGTCATCTTGAGTTCCTCAACCTCCGCAAGAATCTTTTGCAAGGTAAAATCACTAGTTCCATTAAAAACCTAACATCTGCCATTAGCATAGACTTGACAAGCAATCAACTTGATGGAAAGGTACCAAGATCTTTGGGCAATGTTTGCAGTTTAAGGGAACTAAGATTGTCAGACAACAAATTGAGTCAAGAGGTATCGGAAATCTTAGAAAGTTTATTAAGATGTGTTTCGTATGGACTAGAGGTCTTAGAAATGTATGATGCTCAACTATCTGGTCATTTGATTAAGGAACTTGGGCAATTTCAAAATCTTACAACACTTTCTTTGGAGGGTAATTCAATTTGGGGTCCAATTCCAATTTCAATAGGAAAACTTTCATCTTTGAGATTCTTAGACCTTTCAACTAATCAATTTAACGGAACTCTTCCTCAAAGTTTTGGAGAGCTCTCCAAATTAGAGTATGTCTTTATTGGTGGGAATATGTTGGAGGGAGTAGTTTCTGAAACTCATTTTGCCAATTTAAGAAGATTAAAGCAACTTAGCACAACTCCAACCCGTTTGACTTTAAAAGTAAGTCCCAACTGGATTCCTCCTTTTCAAGTTGGCATTTTAGGATTGGGATCATGGATTTTAGGGCCAAATTTTCCCTTATGGATTTGTTCACAAAAGCGAGTTTGGTCTTTGGATATATCCAACACAAATATTACAGATGCAATTCCTCCTTTGTTTTGGAATATGTCCTCCCAGTTCAATTATCTGAACTTGTCTCACAATCATATCTATGGAGAGATTCCAAATATCCCTATGACTTTGTATCCTTCTTCCATGATTGATATGAGTTCTAATTCATTCAAAGGTTCGTTGCCTCTTATATCCTCTAACGTGAGCTTTCTAGATCTATCTAACAATTTATTGTCTGGATCTATTTCTCACTTTTTGTGTTATAAGAAGAATGAGCCCAAACAAATGGAACTTCTCAATCTTGGAAAAAATCTTTTATCAGGAAATATAAGTTATTGTTGGGAGAATTGGCAAAAATTGTTGGTTTTAAGTCTTGGAAACAATAATTTCAATGGTAGCATTCCAACATCCATTGAACATTTGAGTCTTCTTAAGTCTTTGCACCTAAGCAACAACAAAATCTCTGGgaaattactacattttttgaaaaattgcacTGATTTGGAGATTATTGATATCAGTGAGAATAAGTTTTTTGGAATCATACCTTCATGGATAGGACAAAGACATTCAAGCTTGATCATTCTCAACCTTCGCTCAAACAATTTCCATGGCTCCATACCCAAACAACTTTGTGCTCTAACTTCACTCCAAATCTTGGACCTTTCACATAACATGCTATTTGGAAGCATACCTAGATGTGTTAACAATTTGAATGCCATGGCTTCAACTTCTCACAATATTTTACAGGACTTGTTTGTGGTTGATGGTGATTCTGTGGATTTTGAAAGGGCAAATCTTGTGATAAAAGGGCAAGTTCTTGAGTATACCACCAATCTTGGACTACTAAGAACTATAGACCTTTCGAAGAATAATTTATCAGGAGAGATCCCTAAAGAAGTGACTAGTCTTCAAGGATTACAATCAATGAATTTGtcatttaataatttgactGGAAGGATTCCTGAGAATCTAGGTGCTATGGGATCCTTGGAATCTCTTGATTTCTCTGAAAACAAACTTTCAGGTCGCATTCCTCCAAGCATGTCAAACTTGTCATTTTTGAGTAAGTTGAACTTGTCAATGAACAATTTATCTGGGAGAATCCCTTCAAGCACTCAACTACAGAGCCTTAGTGCATCTAGTTTTATTGGAAACAAACTCTGTGGACCTCCACTTAGTGATAATTGCACTATAAATTATGCCAAACCCGACACTAAGGACAAAGGGAGCAGTGGTGGGCGTGAAGTGGATTGGTTTTATGTAGGTATGGCACTTGGATTTGTGGTTGGATTTTGGGTTGTTTGGGGTCCTTTACTAATGAACAAGAAATGGAGAATCATGTACTTTCAATTCCTAGATCGCATGGGGTATAGGTTTTGGGTGTTTTGGCACAAACTAGATAGAATGTTGTGA
- the LOC115956187 gene encoding B3 domain-containing transcription factor VRN1-like — protein sequence MASQWRRDNDDGPADRSLHFFKIILPNAIQEGKLVNKFVQKFGMDLSDMAFLQRIPDKFVQKFGMDLSDMAFLTIPNGRKWKVKLTQHAGGVWFQNGWSEFASSHGVAVGHLLVFKYEGNSKFDVLIFDATATEIDYTLDDELQVHRIEDDESDDSSVEIIKHFYRGEGSGSAHPKKDGGVAKNLVIANAFKSENPLFTVIMRPSYVNGKDRASLPQDIINYLPRDGFTKDYTKASILPVKLQIVDRLWPVKLYIYERSGGSSCVVSAGWSAFVRENSLQVGDVCVFELIMRDGVVLNVHIFKCQD from the exons ATGGCTTCTCAATGGCGGAGAGACAACGACGATGGTCCTGCTGATCGGTCCCTACACTTTTTCAAGATTATTCTGCCGAATGCTATTCAGGAAGGAAAGCTTGTAA ATAAGTTCGTGCAGAAATTTGGAATGGACCTGTCAGATATGGCCTTTTTACAACGGATTCCAGATAAGTTCGTGCAGAAATTTGGAATGGACCTGTCAGATATGGCCTTTCTCACTATTCCAAATGGTAGAAAATGGAAAGTCAAGTTGACACAACATGCTGGGGGGGTTTGGTTTCAAAATGGTTGGTCCGAATTTGCAAGCTCTCATGGTGTAGCCGTGGGGCACTTACTGGTTTtcaaatatgaaggaaattcaaaGTTTGATGTACTCATATTTGATGCCACTGCAACAGAAATAGACTATACTTTAGACGACGAACTCCAAGTTCATAGGATCGAAGATGATGAGAGTGATGACAGCTCTGTTGAAATCATCAAACACTTTTATAGGGGAGAGGGTTCAG GATCAGCCCATCCTAAGAAAGACGGTGGTGTAGCTAAAAATCTTGTTATAGCCAATGCTTTTAAATCAGAAAATCCCCTTTTCACTGTTATCATGCGTCCATCCTACGTTAATGGCAAGGATCGTGCG AGTTTACCCCAAGACATTATCAACTACTTACCAAGAGACGGGTTTACCAAGGACTACACCAAAGCAAGTATACTCCCTGTCAAGCTCCAGATTGTGGACCGATTATGGCCTGTGAAGCTATACATTTATGAACGAAGTGGGGGTTCATCATGTGTCGTATCAGCTGGTTGGTCTGCATTTGTGAGGGAAAATAGTTTGCAAGTAGGAGATGTTTGCGTATTTGAGCTGATTATGAGGGACGGTGTTGTGTTAAACGTCCACATTTTCAAGTGCCAAGACTAA